TTTCCATGAGTCAGtaaaaaacactttaataaaTGGGTTAAATTCTTACTTTCCCATTCAGATTATAAGGCCTCTACTATAAAATctctgggattttttttaaattgtaattagATACCAAGCGCTGGTTGGGGATGAGGGGGAGGGGGCCAGACAGGAGTTGATCCATGTTGACACGGCATTAGGGCGATTCGGGTAATGTTGTCGACGTATTTGTCTAACTGCAGGAATCCGAATTGAAGCGCCGATGTCAACAGGAAACGCGGGACGCAAAAGAAAGCcgagataaaaaaacaaagaagtcaTTTTAGtttactcttcttttattcattaagaacaaaaggaaataataagTTTTCGTTAATGAAGGTCGAGGACTGATTCTGTACCGATAGATGTTTTGTTCGATACGAGTCTTTTGAAAAGGCATGATGTAGGTATGAAGaagaaatggaggaaatatgttaaAATCAGTTAGCAAGCGAAGGAAAGAAGGTAATTTTCGTGACTAGATAACTAGGAAAGAGTTAGGCTTTGAGCAAACGTGAAAAGGCTCTGCAGGATGTAGGTATTTAGATCTTCAAAGTTCAAAACTCGTTTattgaacgtgtgtgtgtgtatttgtctacacacacacacacacacacacacaaacattaagctccGTGTGTCATTTAACATTCAATTCACCAAAGGGgcattataagtgacaaatgactCTATATCTAAGTAACTCGAACACCTGACAGTACCCAGTGCCCATCAACGACTCCCAGTTGCCGTTATACGTATATAGGAAAATTAAAGACAAAAGGGTAGTTTATTGCTCGCTTGCCATTCGACAGGTAGGGAAGTGATCTGCAAATCGAACCTCATGATAAAGCGATGCAGTCATAACCTTGTTTAACATTAATTCGTTTTTACAATTCATTGCAAtagttcaatttatttatttttaggttaaACTTTGTCTATTCTTTCATGTTTCGACATCTTTGGTAGGAGGTGTACCATTTGTATTACCAAGTCAATGAATGATGACTAttcatattttcgcttactcggggagtaaacctacaaactacatgttgttgttgctgctgttgttgttcttggtgggcgggggaggtggggggttaggaaacccgatggaagagcctaaaaaggtctgagaaaggcGTTCCGTGTTGatttaaaggtacaggaatttcaggataggatatgtatgatttatttattagaatgaaaatataaacaataaaaaatgtgcaggttaaacagtacagaacaaatatttctaacaaaatatagcatacttattttaattttcactggtgaaacaaggctctgtttgactggagattttagcacgtgatccgagtaagctggaggtcagatcacgtctTGTTTCGTCAGTTCAGATATGGGATTATATCTTAATTCTATCATAAGAATAAAGAAAGCTTCAAATGGACCTTAACATACACATAGCCAATTAGATTCATTAGGATTTACTTTCTTCTACACCTTTTGTTACTCatttaataatttcaaatatgTCTCTCTAAGTAACATATATCCTGTGCGTAAAgtgattttaataatattaaactgcttattttaagattatttatttctataactacggcaaatgctgaacatatttcaagaaattgtatgggatatatatatatatatatatatatatatatatatatatatatatgtatatatgatatatatatatatatatatatatatatgtatatatagtatatatatatatatatatatatatatatatatatatatatgtgtgtgtgtgtgtgtgtgtgtgtgtgtgtgtgtgatatatatatatatatatatatatatatatatatatatatatatatatatgtgtgtgtgtgtgtgtgtgtgtgtgtgtgtgtgtactggttTCAATAAAAGCATTTTCCTAATTTTAAATTCGCGTGTTTATCGAATAAATTTGTTCGCTGGTTGAAGCTATCATTTCTACGGACGACCTTCAAGCAAAaagttattatttccttttttttcaagaagaTCATTTAAAACTCTGTTACTTACAAAGTGGCTTGCAACAATAAGGATTAACTTGCGAAGTTCTCTACAGGATACATAAATTAGTAACACGCCTGCTGCTCTTGTTTTTTTCAGTTATATACATTAAGAATATTGGTTTAAGATTATAACTCGTGTCTATTTTGTAgtgttcatttttgttatttttaaaaccaAGAAAATTCACTTTCATTCCCCTTGTACACAAAGGTTAGgaatttattaatttacattttgGCTGGTAGTTTGAAAATTGAACTTTAACTgctaaatttttttctaataaattacaaatatgtTTTTGAGATTATTAGATGCGCGTGCCTGGAAAAGCATTGCAACTTACgtgtgttatacatatacataactagtTACTGTTTGATAATAACGCCCAAATTGCtcttcctcgtttttttttttttttttttcttttgtctattaTTTGTGGGGGGTTTTTCGACTTCATTTTCTCGTCCAGATGATACTTCTCCGTTGCACTTCCTCATGTGGTCAGTAATACTAACATTATCTAGATGTAGCATTCATTTGGTGATTGCTACATCTCCTAAGCAGGTTTTCAAATGTGACTGATATTTCTTAGACCATTCTCATATTTCTGTTTTGAAGTTATGTAGGCACTATAATGTTTCTACAGTCTTCCTTCAACTCGATCCACTACTACACCCACTACCACTGCTGTTTCGAAATAACTTCCCTCGTTATTTCATATATTGTGTTCATTCAAAATCTGAGCTCATATCACTGCTATTACCAAGTCACTTTTCTattcagtttcttcttttttttttgcattgtatgCATCCAAGTGCTGTTTCAATACATTTACttaaaaacttatatatttctgtattcatCCAAAACCTGTAATGTCTTCAATGCGATTATTCAGCGCTCACGGAGCCGGAGTAGTTGTGGCATTAGGTTTGGGCgttgtagtagttgtagtagtagtagtcagatTAGCGGCAGGACCCCTAGGATCCCTCCACAGATCTCCCGTCATGTTGTCCCACCTGGTATCGCTATTGGCTCTGGACCACCAGTCCTGCCCTATGACGTAAGTGCTAGACTGGATGTTGGCATTTTTGCCCTCTATCGGCTTGTTATCCTGGTCGACACTGCCGTTGTAGTACCTCCAATCGTACTTGAAGGGAACAGTGGTGGTCGACAGACTGTCATAGTAACCGTTCCCGTAGTTCCAGTTGAGTCCACGGTCATAGTTATTTTGGTTGTTGTAGTACGTGGTATACCTCCCGTCGCCGTAACGACCCCCAGTCCTGTTCTTGTAGGTGACGGCGCTCTCCCAGTCGTATCTACTGTCACCGTATCTCCACTCATCGTGATAACCATCCCTCCTCCTGCTGTcgtcatatctctctctatccctcgTAACATCCTGAGGGCCTATGATGACCCAGCCTTCTTCGTCGTGATATCcgacttccttccttctttcattcCTCCCGCTGTTCCCTTCGTTACTTATCCAGTCacctaaaaaataatatatatagaaaattaaaaggCTGAGAAAGAGGGACGCCAGCCATcgaaaaaaaacatcttttgatCACTGgaataagataaaaactgatCGCATAATCATCGTTAAGATTTTcttaattgtaaacaaaataaaatagccTGGTGTCACCACACTTTTATCAAGTTTGCCGAATCCACAGTTTTCagttactgataaaaaaaaaaatgtcacctgTGGGAAAACATAAAAGAGGCTGAGAAAAAGAGAACCcatctctcagaaataatttctTTCGATCTTTCAATGAATAAAACTAATATGCATAAACATCATTAAGATTTTTTTGAagtagaagaaataaaagagccgAGTGTTCCAACACTTTGATCAAGTTTTCCAAATCCGCAATTTTCAGTTACTGATAAACATGCCAGTTAAATTTGGTCTTTTTGCTTCGTGAAATTAAAGGACCCACTTAAACCGGTGATTACTTACTTGGATACACGTTGTGAGGGGAAGGTTTGCCGAGTCCATctgtggaaagaaagaaaattactgtGAGTGCAACGTTCTCATAAATTCACGTCAGGTTCTGAAGAGACttagccattactttaataagTTTAGCTTTAGTTCGTTTATAGTCACACTTGTGTTGACATTGCTAAAAAAGTTCTTTTGAGTTCCCTTTCATTGCTAATTCGCCATTTAACGCCATTGATCTACAAGAAGTTCTTTTCGGAATTTGTACTACATGTTTTTCAATGCCTGCGTATCAACACTGTATACACACTCAtgacacacaagcacacacacacatgtatatacatttataaatcttTCTTCTTAGCTTATGGGCACATTTACCCACTTTGCATGATTAAATGAATGGAAATTTCTCCCTCGCCAGCtattatattcataaatgtgaatattatcattttctttcctcgtttttttttttcatttgcatctcaacattacaaaaaagaagtaaaaatttgTTGTTTTAATTCAAATTAATGTAGTGAAACTTAGATTAAGAGACAGTGGAAATCATGCCCACCTGTATCCCTTGCCatttttattacatacatactcaGACGCatctatagatacatacatatatatatatatatatatatatatatatatatatatatatatatatatataaagagcaagagatagataaaaagttatgagCAATCCTTCGTAGACTCGTAAATGCAGCAATACTATGTGCACAGCCAGCAAGCAGAGTTAACAGGTACTTACGATAGATAAGAGGTGCGATGGCCAGTAAAACGTTCAGAAAAGTTAAGGCAAGCATTTGattctgtaaaattaaaagaaaaaaaaaaattctttaataaatGTTTTACATCCTAAAGACTTTTCTCAAGTTCTCAGTTTCTAAACTTCATTAGGACTCCGGAGTAACTTCATGTCAGTTATGAAAGTGATGAATATACGTTACGTAATATGTAGTTGATTAACTTGGTTTTCGGCCTTAACTCTTTCCTATTACGGTCGGTTATTGGTGCAAGTACGTTGCTTCAGAAATGACTTAATCGAATGGTCAGAAGACAGTGGgaacagaaatgagagagagagagagagagagagagagagagagagagagagagagagagagagagagtgggtgtaaATGGGCGTAGATGCGTGGACATATTCAAATGCCGTAATATTGAATAAACTATAGTCGTTATACGCATTTTAAGCAACAACTAACCTGTGTTTGTGAAACAACACGCTacaatctatgtatatatcagcTTTGATAGTGAAATACAGAGTTTGAGTGAAAAAACACGTGGGTAGGTGAAATGAAGTttacgaagtataaaaaaaatccctgtgaatattgaaattatatttaaaataaaaaaataaaaaacatgaaaaaatattttgcaaagtaaaaCATAAACCTCTTTCCTAAATTAACGAAGCGTTGCATAACCAAAGAGGACAAAACAAAATATTGAGAAAGCGTATTAAGTTTTTTGCAAGagagtattaaaacaaaagcaaaaacacaAAATTGTTCAGAATCCTAAGCAAACTTTTGCGAGGACAGTAAATGATGGGGAAACCTGAAAATAAAGTGAAGCACTGAAGTGTGAGAGAGAAATTTTGTAAGTACAAAATTTAGCCTTAACTTTTAGATGAAACTGAAAGAGCACTTGTAAGAAAGAGAAACTAGTATACTTACCATACCAACTAGAAACGTTTATAATATAGGTGTGTTACACTGATGGCGGAAAGGATGTAGCATACTAATGACGCTAAATCTAAAGCGTTCTAACACAATTTCATATACACTGTTCGCATATTTCTTTAAAGCTGTTTATGGCATTATAATGAGCTAAATCACTATACAAAAGCTAAGGTTTTCGACAAGTAAAGGGATGGAAATAGTAATCGCTATACAAATAGTGCTGCACATTTTCTGTATGCAAATCTATATTCTCTCGCATATCATTCCAATATCTCACCTTAGTACTTTTCAAAACCAGCAACAGAACTAACCTCCGAAAGAGCCTTTGAACCTGCAGATCCTCTTGGTCACGTAGCAGTAGGATACCGAACACAGCAAGTCCTGTCACTACTGCAGCCTGAAACCAACAGACAAGAGAGTTCACATCAAAACTGCTTCACAGTTCACGAGTCCTTGGTATGTCTCTAAATAGGACAGGAACGGGAAGTATCGTCCAGCGTGAACAAAAGTAAGGATAGCCTAGTATTGTTCACCAGGTATGAATGGAATCTGGGTATCCAGCGACGCACGCGCGCTTCGGTAAGAAGAGCGTACCCGGACATCCTCGCGTCACGAGAGCAGCTGTTCAAGGACGCCGGAAAATTCTGTTCTATTGTTTTCTATTGACAATTAGTGCCGTCGATGTACGTAAAGCATtgcgcctttatatatatatatatatatatatatatatatatatatatatatataatatatatatatatatatataatatatatatatatatatatatatatatatatatatatatatatatatattatatatatatatatatatatatatatatatatatatatatatatatatatatatatatatatatatatatattatatatatatatatatatatatatatatatatatatatatatatattatatatatatatatatatatactagcttaCGTACCCGTAATTGCTCGTAATAGAAAGGGACATGCCGTCCGTGATGATAATCCCTACAGGATGGATTATGTAATCACTTCCAGAATAAGTAATCATTTGGGATCATTGCAATCTTACTCATCCGGCATGGCACATAATTCGATTGTTGAAATTTAATGGTTCAGACGGGTAAAATACAATaagattggattttttttataatatatttccattataTGACATAATATACATGATATGAATTAGTACTTGTTATCAATTTTGAAGTGCCTCGTGATACAGAATAACAGTAAGAGAACGTTAGTACTAATATCCCacgtgaaaaattaaaacaaagacgTGAAAAAAGTAAGGCAGTGAAATTCGTTTGTGGGGTTTGGGGAGAGGCGTTGGCGGTTATTATAATTTCTATGTTTCCATCTAACTATTTTCGAATAATGCACTTGGTACTATTAAGTAATGTACGGAATTTAAACAATATGGGAAACATAATAAGAAAGTTATATTGAGGAGGGGCCCATAGGGGCCTAAACGTTTTTAtagttattcataaataatgaaattggTGTCAGTAACTTATTCTTTAAATTTGACCAAAATCGGCCCCAAAGTAAGGAAGATATATTTAAGGGTGTGACCCCCATGGGACGCGAAGTAATAAAATTAGCACCAATAGCCTACGTTTCAAATTGGAACCAAATTGGCCCtaaaataagaaagttacattCTGGGGGGATAGAAGTAATAACTTTTTAGGGGAATTATATATGTTCTTACGAAAATCTAATAAGACTATGTTTGAACCCTATGTTAGCTTAACCAATGTGTCAAATTTCATACTGATCGGTTAGCTGGTGTAGACGTTCGCTTGAAACATAcagacaaacgaacaaacaaacagacgccTTTTCCGATTtacataatatttctatatataactaaataaataaaaattatatatatatatatatatatatatatacatttatatatatatgtatatatatatatatatatatatatatactatataatatatatatatatatatatatatatatatattgagttaaTTTCTACGCCGTAGGTGAGGACACGTCTGTTATTTTGAACATTTATGTGACGTAAATCTTAATCATATTCAGAATACAGAGTACGGTATGCATGCCATGCAATGTCCTTGAGTTTGCGTTTCAATGCGAGGGAAATAGAATGAGAGTGACCTTGTAATTGCGcgattagtatttttatttcggGCGAGAACAATGTAAAAGCAACAACAAATAAAGATGAAGAGGAAAATTAATAGACAGTAAAACCGAATAAGGAGAGATGATGTGTATGAAAAGAAATTGCCGTTGGCGATACTAGACCATTAAAGAAACGGTTCagagaatgttattttattttatttttctttttttttcacgttgTCTGGTATCAGGTTTCATTGGCTTAGTTCCTCATATATGCCAAGATTGACTTATGCCTATCCTACCATCCCCCCAATTAACCATGGTTCCATTGAAATATTcatggcaaaaaagaaaagaaaaataactatcTCCGTTAACAAAATCAAATACCACtcatatcaacaacaacaacaacaacaacacagcaaGACATCATATAAACGTTAGACAATTACAAGAACAATCACCAAAAGACAAGTGTGTAAAGGTTAGTCATTTTTCTAAGTCCTCTACTCACTCTCCAGCGAATGGGAATTCCAGTCCCCAATGTGCCCACCACGTCCTTCAGTTATCGTTTCACACTAATGAACGCCCAATCGCACGAACTAACCTGGTTTCCGTAAACATGCCCAAAAGATCCGAATAGAACCGGACCAGAAAGTTCCATCTCTGGACGCTAGTTACTGTTTCTGGGCGCTTTCCGAACAAAGTTCAAGTCACCGATGATCAATTGTTGAATTCCAAAGGTGAATGTCCTTTGAGCGCTGAAATAACAAACACTTCTCCCCACTTGCAAGATTTGTTAAGCATTGCAAGAGACCGTGTGTCACGAGCCTGTACACCAATTCTACTTACACAGGTGCACACATACCAGCGTTACATTGAAAAGTGTTCctacatattgtaaataaaaaaaagaattagcatGCTGTTTTATTGTTGTACTTTAAGCCTTGATTTTGACGTGGACGGGATATTAGTTAGCATTGAGCGAAGTTTCAC
This window of the Macrobrachium nipponense isolate FS-2020 chromosome 5, ASM1510439v2, whole genome shotgun sequence genome carries:
- the LOC135215511 gene encoding uncharacterized protein LOC135215511, translating into MLALTFLNVLLAIAPLIYHGLGKPSPHNVYPSDWISNEGNSGRNERRKEVGYHDEEGWVIIGPQDVTRDRERYDDSRRRDGYHDEWRYGDSRYDWESAVTYKNRTGGRYGDGRYTTYYNNQNNYDRGLNWNYGNGYYDSLSTTTVPFKYDWRYYNGSVDQDNKPIEGKNANIQSSTYVIGQDWWSRANSDTRWDNMTGDLWRDPRGPAANLTTTTTTTTTPKPNATTTPAP